The DNA region CTCAAGTCCGTTCTTCTTTATTGGTTGTGAAGTGCACATGTTAGTTTCGCTATAGGGTAGGAACCAGAACATCTTTAGAGACTCAAGAAGTCAACAGCTTTGGCTTCTTGAGTCTTATTGAGGTTCATTCCGTTTATGGTTAGCCTACTTTTCCTTGTAATCCAGAATTCTTTTTGATGGGTTTAATCTTCAGTTTTATTCGAGTAAGTATGAGAAATGCCTGCTTTATGCAGAAATATATAAGTCAATAGAGATATATGTATCTTAGATGACATGGTTTAGTGTATGNNNNNNNNNNNNNNNNNNNNNNNNNNNNNNNNNNNNNNNNNNNNNNNNNNNNNNNNNNNNNNNNNNNNNNNNNNNNNNNNNNNNNNNNNNNNNNNNNNNNNNNNNNNNNNNNNNNNNNNNNNNNNNNNNNNNNNNNNNNNNNNNNNNNNNNNNNNNNNNNNNNNNNNNNNNNNNNNNNNNNNNNNNNNNNNNNNNNNNNNNNNNNNNNNNNNNNNNNNNNNNNNNNNNNNNNNNNNNNNNNNNNNNNNNNNNNNNNNNNNNNNNNNNNNNNNNNNNNNNNNNNNNNNNNNNNNNNNNNNNNNNNNNNNNNNNNNNNNNNNNNNNNNNNNNNNNNNNNNNNNNNNNNNNNNNNNNNNNNNNNNNNNNNNNNNNNNNNNNNNNNNNNNNNNNNNNNNNNNNNNNNNNNNNNNNNNNNNNNNNNNNNNNNNNNNNNNNNNNNNNNNNNNNNNNNNNNNNNNNNNNNNNNNNNNNNNNNNNNNNNNNNNNNNNNNNNNNNNNNNNNNNNNNNNNNNNNNNNNNNNNNNNNNNNNNNNNNNNNNNNNNNNNNNNNNNNNNNNNNNNNNNNNNNNNNNNNNNNNNNNNNNNNNNNNNNNNNNNNNNNNNNNNNNNNNNNNNNNNNNNNNNNNNNNNNNNNNNNNNNNNNNNNNNNNNNNNNNNNNNNNNNNNNNNNNNNNNNNCCAGAATTCTTTTTGATGGGTTTAATCTTCAGTTTTATTCGAGTAAGTATGAGAAATGCCTGCTTTATGCAGAAATATATAAGTCAATAGAGATATATGTATCTTAGATGACATGGTTTAGTGTATGTGTATCTATGGTGATTCATGTATGTTGTAGGTATTGACACAATTTGTTCACTTGAACAGGATGGGGTGATGGGAACCCATGACGAGGAGACACGCCGCTTTTTCAAGGACTCCTCAGTTCAAGTCTTGCTATGCCCTCGAAATGCTGGAAAGCGACATAGTTGGGTCAAACAGAGGGTACGTAGAACATgaatttttggtctttttcttgGTTGAGGTATCCGACTTCTACTTATATTTTAGTCCATCAGGAAGTTGGAACCATCTATACACACCACCAAAAAACCTTGATAGTAGATGCTGATGCTGGAGGTAACAGAAGGAAAATCGTAGCTTTTGGGGGCGGACTTGATTTATGTGATGGCCGATTTGATACTCCACAACATCCGTTGTTTAGGACGCTGAAAACAGATCATAAAGGTGACTATCACAACCCCACTTTCACGGTATGTCTACTTGCCTTTCTAAACATATTTAGTGTAACTTTGGTGTCAAGTACTTAAGTAATTGTTAGCAAGATATATCCTTTAGTTGCtagtttcttttgttctgaATGGGAAAACCTTGACTTGGCGTACTAAAATGTAATTAAGGGTGATGTGTCGGGTTGTCCAAGAGAACCTTGGCATGACTTGCACTGTAAGATTGATGGCCCAGCTGCGTTTGATGTGCTGACCAATTTTGAGGAGAGGTGGCTGAAGGCTGCGAAGCCTCACAGAATCAATAAATTGAAGACATCGTATGATGATGCATTACTAAGGATCGACAGGATTCCAGATATATTANNNNNNNNNNNNNNNNNNNNNNNNNNNNNNNNNNNNNNNNNNNNNNNNNNNNNNNNNNNNNNNNNNNNNNNNNNNNNNNNNNNNNNNNNNNNNNNNNNNNNNNNNNNNNNNNNNNNNNNNNNNNNNNNNNNNNNNNNNNNNNNNNNNNNNNNNNNNNNNNNNNNNNNNNNNNNNNNNNNNNNNNNNNNNNNNNNNNNNNNNNNNNNNNNNNNNNNNNNNNNNNNNNNNNNNNNNNNNNNNNNNNNNNNNNNNNNNNNNNNNNNNNNNNNNNNNNNNNNNNNNNNNNNNNNNNNNNNNNNNNNNNNNNNNNNNNNNNNNNNNNNNNNNNNNNNNNNNNNNNNNNNNNNNNNNNNNNNNNNNNNNNNNNNNNNNNNNNNNNNNNNNNNNNNNNNNNNNNNNNNNNNNNNNNNNNNNNNNNNNNNNNNNNNNNNNNNNNNNNNNNNNNNNNNNNNNNNNNNNNNNNNNNNNNNNNNNNNNNNNNNNNNNNNNNNNNNNNNNNNNNNNNNNNNNNNNNNNNNNNNNNNNNNNNNNNNNNNNNNNNNNNNNNNNNNNNNNNNNNNNNNNNNNNNNNNNNNNNNNNNNNNNNNNNNNNNNNNNNNNNNNNNNNNNNNNNNNNNNNNNNNNNNNNNNNNNNNNNNNNNNNNNNNNNNNNNNNNNNNNNNNNNNNNNNNNNNNNNNNNNNNNNNNNNNNNNNNNNNNNNNNNNNNNNNNNNNNNNNNNNNNNNNNNNNNNNNNNNNNNNNNNNNNNNNNNNNNNNNNNNNNNNNNNNNNNNNNNNNNNNNNNNNNNNNNNNNNNNNNNNNNNNNNNNNNNNNNNNNNNNNNNGTGCTGACCAATTTTGAGGAGAGGTGGCTGAAGGCTGCGAAGCCTCACAGAATCAATAAATTGAAGACATCGTATGATGATGCATTACTAAGGATCGACAGGATTCCAGATATATTAGGAGTTTTTGATGCTCCTACTGTTAGTGCAAACGACCCCGAGGCTTGGCATGTTCAGGTAAGCACTTTGGAactcttattttataaaagtgaCAGATTGCGTTTACTATAACAGCAAGATGTAGATTTCATGACACTCTTGATCCCgtatatattaatgtaaaaaGTTAGAAACCAACCATGGAGTCTGAATATTAGCATCTCGTAGCAGTTGTTAGCCTGTTGTTTTGATTAACTCTGTACCAATAATGTCTGGGATTTCTTTATCTTCTCTTTACGTCTGGCCATGATATAATAAATGGGTGTTTTGACCACTGTATCAGAGTTTTGTTCTGGCTAATTCACAAAGGCCATGAAAGATGCCCATCTTTAAGTTGACAATGCAAATTATATACTTTGGTCCACAAAAATTTTCccaattgaatttgtttctaaGCTAATGGTTGTCTGGTTTCTGTTTTAGATTTTCCGCTCAATCGATTCAAACTCTGTGAAAGGTTTCCCAAAGGATCCAAAATATGCTACAAGCAAGGTGAGttgaaaaatcaaagaaaaattgtgCTTTCATTATGATTTGGTGGACGCTTATTTGGCTGGGAAATTGATGGATAAAGGGATTTTGTTTGGATAGAATTTGGTGTGCGGTAAGAATGTGCTCATTGACATGAGCATACACACTGCATATGTAAAGGCCATTCGTGCAGCTCAACACTTCATCTACATCGAGAACCAGTATTTCATTGGATCCTCCTACGACTGGAATGCTCACAAGGACATAGGTTtgtttatgtctttgttttctcaaatgAGCTTGTGATTAGAGAGACAAAATTCggataattttttcaaaaatacgtGTTTTGATCATTGTTTAgatacaagaaagaagaaaacttagtTTGTGTAACAGTTGAGAATTAGTGGTACAGTATCTGATAAATGATAACCGGGGTTCCAAGTTGATTTTGACATTTcagtctttttaaaaaaaattattgagttGAGTATTGTTGGGAGCATTGATTCTCAACTTGTGACAATGGTCTTGATAACCTTGGTCATCTCTTTAAGGTTGTTTATTGAGCTCAGTGTTGTTTTTCATGTAGGTGCCAACAACCTGATTCCTATGGAAATTGCGTTGAAGATTGCTGATAAGATCAGATCAAAGGAACGGTTTGCTGCATATATTGTCATTCCGATGTGGCCAGAAGGAGTTCCAACCGGCGCCGCTACACAAAGAATTCTATATTGGCAGGTAATTCTAGTGAATATATATGTCTTTGCAaattctctctatctctcttagTCCATGTGACAATATTGATGTCATGATTTTTTCCTTGCATCTTTCGTTAACTGGTCAAATGATCATCTAAAGTAGAAATTAGTTTGATCTGATGTTGATTGTGCATGTTCTTAAATTTGCATGTAGTTGGGTGATTAGAGTCTGAGTCTCTTTCAGGCACACCTTGTTATAATAAAAGAGAATGGATCCAAGAATCAGACATGTGTAATTTTGTAGATCcaatttgatgtttttaaaaaatcatattggtCCCTCCATTACTAGGCGTTTAGGTTTGTTTACACAGTTTCTAGGTGCTTAAAGATTTTGAAACTGAATGTCAAAGTTACTTTCCTTGTAGCACAAGACGATGCAAATGATGTATGGAACCATCTACAATGCTTTAGTAGAGGCTGGCCTCGAAGATGAATTCTCCCCACAAGACTATCTGAATTTCTTCTGTCTTGGAAATAGAGAAATGGTGAACGGAAATAACGAATGGGGAACAGGAAGTTCAAGCAACGAGAACACTGCTCAGGTAACCAAACCCAACTGCTTAATTTGCTACTGATGTTTCTGTCGTCGTTGAATGATGAGTTGTATTTGAAACGGTGTTATAGGCACAATGTCGAAAGAGCAGAAGATTTATGATATATGTTCATTCAAAAGGGATGGTTGTTGATGATGAGTATGTGGTAATTGGATCTgcaaacataaaccaaagatCAATGGAAGGGACAAGAGACACAGAGATTGCTATGGGAGCTTACCAGCCTCAACATACATGGGCACGACGACAGTCTGGTCCACGGGGTCAGGTAATCGCACGCAAAGATAATCCAAACATGCATGGTTTCATAGTCCGAGTCATTTCAAGAACATTTTCGACATCAATTTTGCAGGTATTCGGATATAGAATGTCGCTTTGGGCAGAGCACATGGCAATGTCAGATGATTGCTTTTTGGAGCTGGAGAATCTAGTGTGTGTAAGCAAGGTGAGAACAATGGCGGAGGAGAACTGGAAACAGTTTAGGAGTGAGGAAGTCTCGGAGATGAGAGGACATCTGATGAAATATCCGGTGGAAGTTGATCGGAAAGGCAAAGTCCGGCCACTTCCAGGGAGTGAGGAGTTCCCGGATGTCGGAGGAAACATTGTTGGATCCTTTCTTGCCATACAGGTGAATCTCACAATCTGATCTCAAAGCAGAGTTGCATTTATTTATGAATTGAAGATTGTTAAATTGTTTTGGGCGTAAGAAGAGCTTAATGTGTAGACTATAATTGATCAGGCACTGTACATAAACTATGATAATATCTTTGTTAATTAATTGCAGAATAGCGTGCTTCAACATGCAACGAGAGAAGAAATTGTTAAAAAGAGGAAGATCAGTACTATGGTGTTATAAAGGGATAgggctctgtttctttcttccccattatacagtattgttttttaatattgagAGCTGTAGAATCCCTAAAAAGTAGCTACAAGTTCAGCAACAGAACTGCAAGGTTATATCAAACACACACCTCCTGCCGCCAGAAGAGAGCTTTCCCAAAGGAAGGAGTCTTCTTCAGGAGAGGAATAGGAAAACGGCCGGAAAAGGTTGTATCCACTCAAAGGAGGAGGGAAGCCTCTCGGATCGCATATGCCCAAAATATTAGCTGGGGGTGGATTCTTAGAGATCCACTGAGACATGAGCAACATGATGTCTGAGCTACCTGTTTCAGAAGAAACTAAAAGACTTGAGAGACTGTGTATTCATCATCCATTACAGTAGGAATTAAGACATAACTAAGGATGAGAAGATAGTAACCGTGGGGGGCGTGACAAAGATTGATTCCAGTGGAAGAGAGCGCTTCAAGGATGTAAGGAGGGACGTCTGTTAGTATGCCAACGGTGTTGATGGTGTGATGACCACAGTAGCCA from Camelina sativa cultivar DH55 unplaced genomic scaffold, Cs unpScaffold00780, whole genome shotgun sequence includes:
- the LOC104773927 gene encoding phospholipase D beta 2, whose amino-acid sequence is MLIVPFGKSSLKVLLLHGNLDIWVSRANNLPNMDLFHKTLGVVFRSMANMIEGQLSKKITSDPYVSISLAGAVVGRTYVISNSENPVWQQHFYVPIAHHAAEVHFVVKDSDVVGSQLIGIVTIPVEQIYSGARIEGTYSIRDSNGKPSKPGATLSLSIQYTSMDNLSFYHSGVGAGPYYQGVPGTYFPLREGGSVTLYQDAHVPDGILPRIKLGNGMYYEHGKCWHDMFHAICQARRLIYITGWSVWHNVRLLRDKEDPASECTLRELLRSKSREGVRVLLLVWDDPTSQNILGYMTDGVMGTHDEETRRFFKDSSVQVLLCPRNAGKRHSWVKQREVGTIYTHHQKTLIVDADAGGNRRKIVAFGGGLDLCDGRFDTPQHPLFRTLKTDHKGDYHNPTFTGDVSGCPREPWHDLHCKIDGPAAFDVLTNFEERWLKAAKPHRINKLKTSYDDALLRIDRIPDILGVFDAPTVSANDPEAWHVQIFRSIDSNSVKGFPKDPKYATSKNLVCGKNVLIDMSIHTAYVKAIRAAQHFIYIENQYFIGSSYDWNAHKDIGANNLIPMEIALKIADKIRSKERFAAYIVIPMWPEGVPTGAATQRILYWQHKTMQMMYGTIYNALVEAGLEDEFSPQDYLNFFCLGNREMVNGNNEWGTGSSSNENTAQAQCRKSRRFMIYVHSKGMVVDDEYVVIGSANINQRSMEGTRDTEIAMGAYQPQHTWARRQSGPRGQVFGYRMSLWAEHMAMSDDCFLELENLVCVSKVRTMAEENWKQFRSEEVSEMRGHLMKYPVEVDRKGKVRPLPGSEEFPDVGGNIVGSFLAIQVNLTI